A stretch of Brassica napus cultivar Da-Ae unplaced genomic scaffold, Da-Ae ScsIHWf_806;HRSCAF=1155, whole genome shotgun sequence DNA encodes these proteins:
- the LOC106382879 gene encoding uncharacterized protein LOC106382879, with product MSLSLPCRYAFLSGSNPVRISRSNNLCFAVRTSHRNAKQFPQPILLLRHVTTPRHQSDCRAHASSTESYEDSSSSTTDGFDVSSFVSVAEVLCIVSSAVVSVVLAVNYLVVGEIGRKVLSLGFVGLLGSVASGSWLRRRQWMRICRGTSDGEGTNLIRRLEKLEEELKTSTTVVRVLSRHLEKLGIRFRVTRKALKQPISETAALAQKNSEATRVLAAQQEILEKELGEIQKVLLAMQDQQRKQLELILTIAKNGKMFESSKQASD from the exons ATGTCCTTATCGCTTCCTTGTCGATACGCTTTCTTATCTGGTTCGAATCCTGTCCGCATCAGCAGAAGCAACAACCTCTGCTTCGCTGTACGGACTTCTCACCGGAATGCTAAACAGTTCCCTCAACctatcctcctcctccgccacgTCACCACTCCACGTCACCAATCAGATTGTAGAGCTCACGCGTCTTCTACCGAATCGTACGAAGACAGCTCCTCCTCTACTACTGATGGTTTCGATGTCAGCAGCTTTGTTTCTGTCGCAGAGGTGCTTTGTATTGTATCCTCCGCCGTGGTCTCGGTGGTTCTCGCGGTGAACTACTTGGTGGTCGGCGAAATCGGGAGGAAGGTTCTGTCTTTGGGTTTTGTCGGGTTGTTGGGTTCTGTCGCGTCTGGTTCTTGGCTTAGACGGCGGCAATGGATGAGGATTTGCAGAGGAACGAGTGACGGCGAAGGGACGAACCTGATTCGAAGGTTGGAGAAGCTTGAAGAGGAGCTGAAAACGTCGACCACCGTTGTTAGAGTTTTGTCAAGGCATCTGGAGAAACTGGGGATCCGGTTTCGAGTCACCCGGAAAGCTCTCAAGCAGCCCATTTCTGAG ACTGCAGCTTTGGCTCAAAAGAACTCTGAGGCTACAAGAGTGTTAGCTGCACAACAAGAGATTCTGGAGAAGGAGCTTGGCGAGATTCAAAAGGTTCTGCTCGCTATGCAG GATCAACAGCGAAAGCAGCTGGAGCTTATCCTAACAATTGCAAAGAACGGGAAGATGTTTGAGAGTAGCAAGCAAGCAAGTGACTGA
- the LOC125605823 gene encoding 50S ribosomal protein L29, chloroplastic yields the protein MLSLSITSPGTAATFLRGASSATSTSSSFHGVRIRHEVSARVPAATVSSSSGKTMVVMMSKREAELKDIRGKTTEELNEEVIDLKGELFMLRLQKSARNEFKSSDFRRMKKQVARILTVRREREIEEGIGKRLSRKLDRQWKKSIVVRPPPSLKKLQEEEAAEEAAEAAKSA from the exons ATGCTTAGCCTCTCTATCACCTCACCAGGGACAGCGGCGACTTTCCTCAGAGGAGCTAGCTCGGCGACTTCAACCTCGTCTTCGTTCCATGGCGTCAGAATCCGGCACGAGGTCTCCGCTCGCGTGCCGGCGGCGACGGTTTCATCGTCGTCTGGTAAAACAATGGTGGTGATGATGTCGAAAAGAGAGGCGGAGCTGAAAGATATAAGGGGGAAGACGACGGAGGAGCTGAACGAGGAGGTGATTGACCTTAAAGGAGAGCTCTTCATGCTCCGTCTCCAGAAATCGGCGAGGAACGAGTTCAAGTCTAGCGACTTTCGCCGCATGAAGAAACAA GTGGCGAGGATACTGACGgtgagaagagagagggagataGAGGAAGGGATAGGGAAGAGGTTGTCTAGGAAGCTTGACAGGCAGTGGAAGAAGAGCATTGTAGTCAGACCACCTCCTTCTCTCAAGAAGCTTCAAGAGGAGGAAGCTGCTGAAGAGGCAGCTGAAGCTGCCAAATCTGCTTGA